A stretch of Microbulbifer bruguierae DNA encodes these proteins:
- the glyA gene encoding serine hydroxymethyltransferase — translation MFDKSVTLASYDPDVWSAIQDEDRRQEEHIELIASENYTSPQVMEAQGTSLTNKYAEGYPGKRYYGGCEYVDKVEALAIERAKELFGADYANVQPHSGSQANAAVYQALCAPGDTVLGMSLAHGGHLTHGAKVNFSGKMYNAVQYGLNADTGEVDYEEVERLALEHKPKMIVAGFSAYSRIMDWAKFRTIADKVGAYLMVDMAHVAGLVAAGVYPSPVPHADVVTSTTHKTLRGPRGGIIIAKANEEIEKKLNSAVFPGGQGGPLMHVIAAKAVSFKEAMSPEYKAYQKKVVENARAMAATFLDRGINIVSGGTDDHLMLVDLIGKEYTGKDADEALGNANITVNKNAVPNDPRSPFITSGLRVGTPAITTRGFGVEETKQLTNWICDILDALEKGNADATIAEVKVKVLEICAKFPVYKG, via the coding sequence ATGTTTGATAAATCCGTCACTCTTGCTTCATATGATCCCGATGTGTGGTCTGCCATTCAGGACGAAGACCGCCGCCAGGAAGAACACATCGAGCTGATTGCCTCGGAAAACTACACCAGCCCGCAGGTCATGGAAGCCCAGGGTACCAGCCTGACCAACAAGTACGCCGAAGGTTACCCGGGCAAGCGCTACTACGGTGGTTGTGAGTATGTCGACAAGGTAGAAGCCTTGGCCATCGAGCGCGCCAAAGAGCTGTTCGGCGCCGACTACGCCAACGTCCAGCCGCACTCCGGCTCCCAGGCCAACGCCGCGGTTTATCAGGCGCTGTGTGCCCCGGGCGACACCGTACTCGGTATGAGTCTGGCCCACGGTGGCCACCTTACCCACGGTGCCAAGGTTAACTTCTCCGGCAAAATGTACAACGCCGTACAGTACGGTCTGAACGCCGACACCGGCGAAGTGGACTACGAAGAAGTAGAGCGCCTGGCCCTGGAGCACAAGCCGAAAATGATCGTGGCCGGGTTCTCTGCCTACAGCCGTATCATGGACTGGGCCAAGTTCCGCACCATCGCCGACAAGGTTGGTGCTTACCTGATGGTCGATATGGCCCACGTTGCCGGTCTGGTAGCCGCAGGTGTTTACCCGTCTCCGGTACCCCACGCGGACGTGGTGACCTCCACCACCCACAAAACCCTGCGCGGTCCCCGCGGCGGCATCATCATTGCCAAGGCCAACGAAGAGATCGAGAAGAAACTGAACAGCGCGGTATTCCCGGGCGGCCAAGGTGGCCCGCTGATGCACGTGATCGCGGCCAAGGCAGTTTCCTTCAAGGAAGCCATGAGCCCTGAATACAAGGCGTACCAGAAGAAGGTAGTGGAAAACGCTCGCGCCATGGCGGCCACCTTCCTGGATCGCGGCATCAACATCGTTTCCGGCGGCACCGACGACCACCTGATGCTGGTGGATCTGATCGGCAAGGAGTACACAGGTAAGGATGCGGACGAAGCCCTGGGCAACGCCAACATCACCGTGAACAAGAACGCGGTTCCCAACGACCCGCGCTCCCCCTTCATCACCAGCGGCCTGCGTGTCGGTACCCCGGCGATCACCACCCGTGGCTTCGGTGTGGAAGAGACCAAGCAGCTCACCAACTGGATCTGCGACATCCTCGATGCGCTGGAGAAAGGCAACGCCGATGCGACCATCGCCGAAGTGAAGGTCAAGGTGCTGGAAATTTGTGCGAAGTTCCCCGTATACAAGGGAT
- a CDS encoding heme ABC transporter ATP-binding protein, protein MLIQIDNLGISYPRASDPLLKNISLGFRCGEVTALLGPNGCGKTSLLRAISGELNYSGSIQLFGRPQQDWYRTPQEHRALARRYGLLPQNSSLNFAFTCAEVVQLGLAPGSLSRSEQEERGGYFMQRADVWQLRDRLFPSLSGGEKQRVQLARVLSQLSLADPGDERILLLDEPTSALDLKHQHQVLSLAREVADENTAVVAVLHDLNLAARYADRMVMLSSGSVLADGAPDELLQPDLVEQVYGYRGQLVEVSGHRVLL, encoded by the coding sequence GTGCTGATTCAGATCGACAATCTCGGAATTTCCTACCCCCGCGCCAGTGATCCGCTGCTGAAAAACATATCCCTGGGCTTCAGGTGTGGTGAAGTCACCGCGCTGCTCGGGCCCAATGGCTGCGGCAAAACCTCGCTGCTGCGTGCCATCAGTGGCGAATTGAATTACAGCGGAAGCATTCAACTATTCGGGCGGCCGCAGCAGGACTGGTACCGCACTCCACAGGAGCACCGAGCGTTGGCGCGCCGCTACGGCTTGCTGCCGCAGAATTCAAGCCTGAATTTTGCCTTCACCTGCGCCGAAGTCGTGCAGCTGGGGCTGGCCCCCGGCAGCTTATCGCGGTCGGAGCAGGAGGAGCGGGGCGGGTACTTTATGCAGCGGGCCGATGTCTGGCAGCTGCGGGACCGACTGTTTCCCAGTCTTTCTGGCGGGGAAAAACAGCGTGTGCAGCTGGCGCGAGTGCTGTCCCAGCTCAGCCTTGCTGACCCGGGAGATGAGCGCATATTGCTGCTGGACGAACCCACCTCGGCACTGGACCTCAAGCACCAGCACCAGGTGCTGTCCTTGGCGCGGGAGGTTGCCGACGAAAATACGGCAGTGGTGGCAGTTCTGCACGACCTCAACCTCGCCGCCCGCTACGCCGACCGCATGGTGATGCTCTCCAGTGGTAGCGTCCTGGCCGATGGCGCTCCGGACGAACTGCTGCAGCCGGATCTGGTGGAGCAGGTCTACGGCTACCGCGGACAGCTGGTGGAAGTTTCAGGCCACCGCGTACTGCTATAG